The genomic window GGATAACCTCTTGGGATATACAGACTGGAAATTACCCGGGGGTTTAATCAAAGAATCGAGGAATTTTTATGAAAAATAAGGACATTATTTTAGTCTTAGATTTTGGATCACAATACACACAGCTTATTGCACGACGTATTCGCGAAAGCAAGGTTTTTAGCAAGATTGTTCCTTATAATATTTCAATTGAGGAGATTGCAGAAATAAAACCAAAGGGACTTGTGTTTTCTGGTGGGCCTTTGAGTGTTTATGACAAAGACGCTCCTCTGCCAAAAAAAGAAATCTTTGATTTAAAAATTCCTATATTAGGCATTTGTTATGGCGCGCAGCTTATTACTCATATGTTTGGTGGAAAGGTCAAGAAAACAAACGAAAGAGAATATGGCCGTGCTGAGCTTTTTGTGGACAGTCCTAGAGGAATTTTCTTTAATCTTCCAAGCAATTTAACATCATGGATGAGTCATGGCGATGAAGTTAAAAAGTTACCAACAGGATTCCGTTCAATTGCTCATACATTATCAACACCGAATGCAGCGATTGCTCATGTTCAAAAGAAGATTTATGGCGTTCAATTCCATCCAGAAGTTGTGCATACTCAGCGGGGACATCAAATTTTGGCTAACTTCTTATTTCAGGTGTGCGGATGTTTGCCGCGCTGGACTATGGATAAATTAGTTAAAGAAAAAATTAAAGAGATCAAAGCTCTTGTGAAAGATAAAAAAGTAGTTATGGGTTTAAGTGGCGGGGTTGATTCATCTGTTGCCGCTGTTTTAATTAATGAAGCGATTGGAAAAAGATTAAGTTGTGTCTTTGTTGACAACGGCCTTTTACGTAAAAATGAAGCGGCTTCTGTTGAAAAAACATTTAAGACAAATTTTAAAATAAATCTTTCATGTGTTGATGCGCAAAAACGCTTTTTGAATCGTTTAAAAAATGTTACTGATCCAGAGCAAAAGCGTAAAATTATTGGCGATGAATTTATTAAAGTTTTTCAAGAGGCTTCTTCTCGAAGCAAAAAAGTAGAATTTTTAGGACAAGGAACGCTTTATCCTGATGTTATTGAATCTTTTTCTCCGTCTGGAGGTCCATCGGTAACAATTAAAAGTCATCATAATGTTGGCGGGCTGCCAAAAAAAATGAAACTAAAGCTTATTGAACCTTTTCGGGAGTTATTCAAAGATGAGGTTCGCCAAATCGGAAAATATTTAGGCGTTCCGGATAGTATCCTTAAGCGTCAACCGTTTCCAGGGCCTGGTCTTGCGATCCGTATTATTGGTGAGGTTACTCAGGAGCGATTAGACATTTTACGCGAAGCAGACGATCGTGTTTTAGATGAGATTAGAAAAGCAGGACTTTATGATCAAATTTGGCAGTCGTTTGCAATTTTACTTCCGATTAAATCTGTTGGCGTAATGGGTGATAAGAGAACATATGAAAACGCGGTTGCAATTCGGGCTGTCACAAGTGTTGATGGCATGACCGCAGACTGGGTACCGTTGTCTCATGATGTATTGGCAAAGATTTCCAATCGCATCATCAACGAAGTGCCTGGTGTTAATCGTGTTGTTTACGATGTAAGCTCAAAGCCTCCTGCGACCATTGAATGGGAATAGTTTTTAAAGAATATTTTTCAAAAACATTTTCAAAAACTATAACTCCCGTATTAAATCATGTATCATTCTGATTTTGTCCATCTTCATGTCCACACACAGTATAGTCTTCTCGACGGAGCTTGTCGGGTTAAGGATTTAGTTCAGAAAGCTGCTGAATATCGCATGCCAGCTCTTGGTATTGCTGATCATGGAAACATGTTTGGTGCGATTACTTTTTATCAAACCGCTGTTCGTCTAGGCGTTAAACCTATCATTGGTTGTGAATGCTATGTTGCACCAGCTAGCCGTTTTGACAAAACTCCTTCTACGGGCAGACGAGGCATGTCGCATCTTGTGCTATTCGCTAAAGATGAGGAGGGCTATCGTCATTTGATGAAACTGGTTTCGTCTGCTTATCTTGATGGATTTTATTATAAACCAAGAATTGATAAGGAAATTTTGTCTCAATATTCGAAGGGTCTTTTAGCAACATCCGCATGTCTTAAAGGAGAGGTCGCGCAGGCTTTACGTCATGAGGGGTTTAATGAAGCGCTGAAAGTGGCTGATGAATTGCATCAAATTTTGGGCGAAGGCAATTTTTATTTGGAGCTTATGGAAAATGGTATTCCTGAGCAGAAAAAAGTAAACGAAGGTCTTCTTAAAGTTTCTAAAGAATTAAACATTCCAGTTGTCGCTACGAACGATGTGCATTATCTTGAGCGCTCACAAGCATCAGCTCATGAGGCACTTTTGTGTGTTCAGACTCAGACTACCCTTGATGACCCTAATCGCATGCGGATGTCTACCGATGAATTTTATTTTAAAAGTCCTGAAGAAATGAAGAAAGCTTTTAGTTATGCGCCGCAGGCTATTTCGAATACATTGGAAATTGCAGAAAAATGCAACCTTGAGTTAACGTTTGATAAGATTCACCTTCCTCGATTTGTTCCGCCTTCAGGAGAGACTAAAGAAGATTTTTTAGAAAAGCTTTGCGAGCAAGGTATTCTTCGTCGTTACAAAGAACGTACTAAAGAAATTGATGAGCGTCTTGAGCACGAACTTAAGATCATCAAAAAAATGGGTTTTGTAAGTTACTTTTTAATTGTTTGGGATTTTATTCATTTTGCGAAACAAAATGGTATTCCTGTTGGTCCGGGACGAGGATCAGCCGCAGGAAGCTTGGTCAGTTATCTTATCGGTATTACAGATTTGGATCCTTTGAAATATGGTCTTCTCTTTGAACGATTTCTCAATCCTGATCGTGCGGGGATGCCGGATATTGATATTGATTTTTGTTATGAGCGACGGCCAGAGGTCATTGAATACGTTACTAACAAATACGGAAAAGATAGCGTAGCGCAGATTATTACGTTTGGAACGATGCAGGCACGCGCTGCGATTAGAGATGTTGGGCGCGTAATGAATGTTCCATATGCTGATGTTGACAAGATTGCAAAGCTTATTCCTAATGAACTTAATATTAAGATTCAAGATGCACTCATCAAAGAACCGCAATTGCAACAGCTTTATGATGAAAACGAGCAAACCGCTAAGCTTATTGAAACAGCTAAAGTTTTAGAAGGCTTAAATCGCCACGCTTCGACGCATGCCGCTGGTGTTGTGATCTCTGACAAGCCTCTTACGGATCACGTACCTCTTTTTAAAACGAGTGATGATCAGATTACTACGGGTTATTCTATGGATGGTATTGCAAAGATTGGTCTTTTAAAAATGGATTTTTTAGGACTTAAGACTTTAACGGTTATCGATAAAGCGCTTAAACTTGTTAAGAAAATTCGTGGCATTGATTTAACTGTCGAGGATATTCCCCCGGATGATTTAAAGACGTATGATCTTTTAAGTCGGGCTAATAGCTTTGGTATATTCCAGCTTGAAAGTTCTGGCATGCGTGAGCTTCTAAAGCGAATCAAGCCAAATCAATTTGAAGATTTAATCTCTATTCTAGCGCTTTATCGACCAGGTCCAATTGGAAGCGGTATGCTTGATGATTATATCAATCGAAAGAGGAGCGGTGGCCATGTGCATTATGATCACCCTAAGCTTGAGGCGATTCTGAAAGAGACTTATGGTATTATTATTTTTCAAGAGCAAGTTATGAAGATTGCAAGCGATTTAGCTGGATTTAGCATGACACAGGCCGATCATTTAAGACGCGCAATGAGTAAAAAGATTTCCGAAGTTATGAATAAGATGCGTATTGATTTTATTGCTGGTTGTAAAAAGACATCCCAAATTAAAGAGCCGTTAGCGAATCGTTTGTTTGATTTGATTGATTATTTCTCTGGTTATGGATTTAATCGAAGTCATTCGGCTGCGTATGCCCTTATTTCGTACCGTACCGCATATTTAAAAGCTAATTTTCCGATTGAATTTATGTGTGCTCTGCTGACTAGCGAAAAAGATAATACGGATAAAGTCGTTGAATATGTTAAAGAGTCAGAGGCTATGGGAATCAAGATTTTGCCACCAGATGTGAATACCAGTGATTTAGAGTTTAGTGTGGATAGTGAGAATTCTATTCGTTTTGGGTTGATTGCTGTTAAAAATATTGGAGGCGCTGCCATTGAATCAATTTTGGAAAAGCGAAAAGACGGCCCGTACAAAGATATTTTTGATCTTTGTAAGCGTGTTGATTTGCGTACTGTTAATCATAAAGTTTTTGAAAGCTTAATCCGTTGTGGTGCTCTTGATCATTTCGGTGTCCATCGATCGCAACTCATGGCTGTTTTGGACAACGCGCTTGAATCTGGCGCAAAATTGCAAAAAGAAAAAAGTTCAGGACAGTTTTCATTTTTTGATATGAATGGTATGGAAGATTTTACAAAGGATATGGAAACATTTCCAGAAATTGATGAATGGCCAAAAAGAAAAGTTTTAACTGACGAAAAAGAATTGCTTGGATTCTATGTGTCTGGGCATCCTTTGGCGCATTATCAAATAGAAATTAAAGAGTTCACGGATTATTCAACCCAAGAATTAAATAAGGCTACTGAAAACCAGGAAGTTAAATTGATTGGATTGATCAGTCATATTAAATTGACTAATACACGAAGAACGGGCGAGCGTATGGCTATATTAAAATTTGAAGACATGGAAGGAGAAATTGAAGTTGTTGTCTTCCCGTCGACGTATCCTGCTGTTGCGCCTTTTCTAAAGGAGGGGGATGTGGTTATCTTAAGAGGTCGCGTTAGTCTTCGTGATGCTGCGCCAAAGATTATTGCAGGGGATATTCAGGATGTTAAAAAAGCGTATGAATTAGTAAAGACGATCAATATCGATCTTTCGGGCGTTAATGAAAATGGTCTCGAAGTCCTAAAAGAAAAATTGTCTCGTTTTCCAGGAGCAATTCCTGTGTATTTGCACTTGAATACGAATGAACACAAAAGTGTTCAAATTTTAGTTGGTGAAGATCTCTATATTGATCCTAGTGAATCATTGATGGATGATTTGAAGGGGTTGTTGGGAGAAAATCGAATTAGTTTGAAACTTTAAGAAAGGTTATGTCATATTTTATGTGGAGCAGGCAAGCCCAAGGTATTTTTAATAAACTGATCAAAAAAACACCAGCGTTTATTCGTAGCGTGGTAAAAGATAAAGTTTCCAAGAAAGCTGAAAGTTTTGCTCAAGAAAATAATAGGGAGCAAGTTGAAGAAAAAGATGTCGTAGATGCTTTTTTTGCCGAAACCCCTTTTGGATTTCATGGAGCAATGAAATGCGATATGGAAGAATTTGGCATTAATTACGAAAAGTATGGGTACGAGAGGTAGATAAGACTTGTATTTTTTTAGGGAGTTCCTTGCTTTACTTGAGGAATCTAGAAAATAGATTATTTTCTGGATTAATTCGCCCATAGTTTTACATTCTTTGATATTCTGAAGAGCTAAGGCTCAAAGGAAACCCCACGTCGCTAAAAAGCGCTCCTGGGATAAATTCGGGCAGATAATTTACGATCGTTAACGCTCCGTAAATTATGCCCTCATTTAAGGAAAAGAAATGAGTTTTGAACCAAAAGTAACTGTGTTAGCTGATTTGGTGAGTTATCAAGATGGATCGGTTGTCAGTAAAACTTTAATCAAAAAAGAGACGGGCACTGTCACATTGTTTGCCTTTGATCAAGGGCAAGGATTAAGCGAGCATATAGCTCCTTTTGATGCTTTGGTTTGCGTGTTAGATGGTCAAGCTGAAATTATGATTTCAAATAATCTGTATGTTTTAAAAGCAGGAGAGATGATTATATTACCAGTTAATGAACCGCATTCTTTAAAAGCGATTAAGAAATTTAAGATGATGTTGACGATGATTCGATCATAAAAATAGGGTAAGTTTTTAAAGTGGCAATTATTTCTAGAAATAGGATAAATTCTTAAGAAAATTTTCGATAATCTGTTGAATTAAAAATGAAATTTAAAGAAATATTTGGAATAACAACTAGCGTTCGTCAAACGTTTCGCTTTTTATTTATTAATTTCTTTAAATTTATAGTTCCTTTTGGTGTATGGGTTTTTATCTTTCGAGAAATTCTAACGGGAAGCTCTCCTGTTGATGGTGATGCTCTGGGACATTATGCATACGTTAAGTATTTTGTAGATAATCTTCGGGTTGGCAGCTTTCCTCTCTGGAATCCTTTTTTGTTACTTGGACTTCCTCAAATTTTTTATAATAGTTTTATTGGAATTTTTAATCCTATTTGGCTTGCAACCTTTTTTCTGAATTTACTTGGCGTAAAGATTTATTTTGCTTATATCTACACAATTATTTTGTATTTCTTTGTTGGGGTATTTGGATTTTATCTTTTTGCGAAAGCTTATTTTCAGCAAAAGCGATCTGCATATATTGCGTTTCTTTTATTGTTATTTTCTTCTTTTGGAATTCCTATTCTTTGTGATCTTAAAAATATAGTCATTTTTGTTCCAGTTATTTGGTTTTTTTATTTTTGGTTACGTTTTTATCAAGAGCAAAAAATAGTTCATTTTGTTGGATTGACTTTTGTCCTAATGATAATTGCAGTATCTTATTTTCCTCCGTATGGGTTTTCGCTTGTGTTGCTAACAGCGATATTGACTGGATTATTTTTTCCTCGGTCGTTGCTTATTTCTATTAAGTCGGTTGGCGGTTTCTTTAAGAAACATAAATTAGTTTTTTTTATATGTTGTTTCGTTGGCGTGATTTCCCTCTTTCCTTCAATTAAAGTGCTCGATGTTGCAAGAAATAAAGAGGTTGTTTTTCCTTTTAGAGCAGGGAATCAGCAAGATGTTGATCAGAAAGGTCCGGAAGTCGATTTGGTTCGATCGCAGGGGCTGATGTCTACGACTAGAGGGTTTGTAAACGATTATTTAAGTATCGGTCCTTGGCATTTGTTTTATCGAGATATAACTCCTTTTTATGTTTCGATATTTGCTTATATTCTAATATTGCTCGGCGCTTTTAATGTCTTAACAAGATCACTGATGATTAAAATTTTGCTTTGGGTAATTTTATTCTTTATTATGTTTATTCCAGCGGGCCCTGTTCACAAGCTTTTGTTTTATGGGTTCCCCGGTTTTAATTTGATACAGGGCGTTAAATCTTTTATGCCAGCGTTTATCATGGTTTTTATTTTGTTAGCTGTGGAACAGGAAAAAAAGATTGTTGAAGAGAAATTTCTTTTATCTAGAAAAACAGCGTTGGTTTTTGTTCTTTTTGTTCATTTAGGTGTTTTCTTTTTTGTTTTAACGCGTCCCGAGAGTATTTTTTCTTCCTATGTCTCGATTATTTTAAGTCTAGTTTATTTTATTTTGATTCTTTTTCGAAAAAGCAACACGACTATTCTTATGGCATTGGTGTGTGCTTGCATATTGTTGCAGCCTTTAGAAGTTTTA from Candidatus Omnitrophota bacterium includes these protein-coding regions:
- the guaA gene encoding glutamine-hydrolyzing GMP synthase; amino-acid sequence: MKNKDIILVLDFGSQYTQLIARRIRESKVFSKIVPYNISIEEIAEIKPKGLVFSGGPLSVYDKDAPLPKKEIFDLKIPILGICYGAQLITHMFGGKVKKTNEREYGRAELFVDSPRGIFFNLPSNLTSWMSHGDEVKKLPTGFRSIAHTLSTPNAAIAHVQKKIYGVQFHPEVVHTQRGHQILANFLFQVCGCLPRWTMDKLVKEKIKEIKALVKDKKVVMGLSGGVDSSVAAVLINEAIGKRLSCVFVDNGLLRKNEAASVEKTFKTNFKINLSCVDAQKRFLNRLKNVTDPEQKRKIIGDEFIKVFQEASSRSKKVEFLGQGTLYPDVIESFSPSGGPSVTIKSHHNVGGLPKKMKLKLIEPFRELFKDEVRQIGKYLGVPDSILKRQPFPGPGLAIRIIGEVTQERLDILREADDRVLDEIRKAGLYDQIWQSFAILLPIKSVGVMGDKRTYENAVAIRAVTSVDGMTADWVPLSHDVLAKISNRIINEVPGVNRVVYDVSSKPPATIEWE
- a CDS encoding DNA polymerase III subunit alpha; translation: MYHSDFVHLHVHTQYSLLDGACRVKDLVQKAAEYRMPALGIADHGNMFGAITFYQTAVRLGVKPIIGCECYVAPASRFDKTPSTGRRGMSHLVLFAKDEEGYRHLMKLVSSAYLDGFYYKPRIDKEILSQYSKGLLATSACLKGEVAQALRHEGFNEALKVADELHQILGEGNFYLELMENGIPEQKKVNEGLLKVSKELNIPVVATNDVHYLERSQASAHEALLCVQTQTTLDDPNRMRMSTDEFYFKSPEEMKKAFSYAPQAISNTLEIAEKCNLELTFDKIHLPRFVPPSGETKEDFLEKLCEQGILRRYKERTKEIDERLEHELKIIKKMGFVSYFLIVWDFIHFAKQNGIPVGPGRGSAAGSLVSYLIGITDLDPLKYGLLFERFLNPDRAGMPDIDIDFCYERRPEVIEYVTNKYGKDSVAQIITFGTMQARAAIRDVGRVMNVPYADVDKIAKLIPNELNIKIQDALIKEPQLQQLYDENEQTAKLIETAKVLEGLNRHASTHAAGVVISDKPLTDHVPLFKTSDDQITTGYSMDGIAKIGLLKMDFLGLKTLTVIDKALKLVKKIRGIDLTVEDIPPDDLKTYDLLSRANSFGIFQLESSGMRELLKRIKPNQFEDLISILALYRPGPIGSGMLDDYINRKRSGGHVHYDHPKLEAILKETYGIIIFQEQVMKIASDLAGFSMTQADHLRRAMSKKISEVMNKMRIDFIAGCKKTSQIKEPLANRLFDLIDYFSGYGFNRSHSAAYALISYRTAYLKANFPIEFMCALLTSEKDNTDKVVEYVKESEAMGIKILPPDVNTSDLEFSVDSENSIRFGLIAVKNIGGAAIESILEKRKDGPYKDIFDLCKRVDLRTVNHKVFESLIRCGALDHFGVHRSQLMAVLDNALESGAKLQKEKSSGQFSFFDMNGMEDFTKDMETFPEIDEWPKRKVLTDEKELLGFYVSGHPLAHYQIEIKEFTDYSTQELNKATENQEVKLIGLISHIKLTNTRRTGERMAILKFEDMEGEIEVVVFPSTYPAVAPFLKEGDVVILRGRVSLRDAAPKIIAGDIQDVKKAYELVKTINIDLSGVNENGLEVLKEKLSRFPGAIPVYLHLNTNEHKSVQILVGEDLYIDPSESLMDDLKGLLGENRISLKL
- a CDS encoding PCP reductase family protein, with protein sequence MSYFMWSRQAQGIFNKLIKKTPAFIRSVVKDKVSKKAESFAQENNREQVEEKDVVDAFFAETPFGFHGAMKCDMEEFGINYEKYGYER
- a CDS encoding cupin domain-containing protein, encoding MSFEPKVTVLADLVSYQDGSVVSKTLIKKETGTVTLFAFDQGQGLSEHIAPFDALVCVLDGQAEIMISNNLYVLKAGEMIILPVNEPHSLKAIKKFKMMLTMIRS
- a CDS encoding YfhO family protein, producing the protein MKFKEIFGITTSVRQTFRFLFINFFKFIVPFGVWVFIFREILTGSSPVDGDALGHYAYVKYFVDNLRVGSFPLWNPFLLLGLPQIFYNSFIGIFNPIWLATFFLNLLGVKIYFAYIYTIILYFFVGVFGFYLFAKAYFQQKRSAYIAFLLLLFSSFGIPILCDLKNIVIFVPVIWFFYFWLRFYQEQKIVHFVGLTFVLMIIAVSYFPPYGFSLVLLTAILTGLFFPRSLLISIKSVGGFFKKHKLVFFICCFVGVISLFPSIKVLDVARNKEVVFPFRAGNQQDVDQKGPEVDLVRSQGLMSTTRGFVNDYLSIGPWHLFYRDITPFYVSIFAYILILLGAFNVLTRSLMIKILLWVILFFIMFIPAGPVHKLLFYGFPGFNLIQGVKSFMPAFIMVFILLAVEQEKKIVEEKFLLSRKTALVFVLFVHLGVFFFVLTRPESIFSSYVSIILSLVYFILILFRKSNTTILMALVCACILLQPLEVLWRYDSKPYEGPKLASEILFYPNALPTFAYQRPLAASSLEPREENLQYDVSMHDAPGIVLSRDFPTRWSYSLLQKSPSTALREYIQNKFYLYDNVVISDFLESDIAEEVLARKKNVAVVHVESNKSGKGDILDFKSLLLTDSKNILSQAQAVEAPSRYFEVVSFGVNSLEIRTNFDKDKFLVYTDSYQSDWKAVLNKRTQRIYRANVAFKGIFLPRGPNNLTLSYAPMGGEYTYWLIFAMYIGMFLWLIVLFFKERNGKQRIDTD